One genomic segment of Arcobacter porcinus includes these proteins:
- a CDS encoding NADPH-dependent FMN reductase produces MAKIGILVGSSNNNLKLAQEFNKIIIEKNLEGEIINLVDYNLPLYSTNEEEKNGIPESVLDLATKIMDLKAFIIIAPEYNGVMPPVLNNAMAWTSRSTSNWRDAFDNKIVALATHSGGGGQKGLQAMRIMFQHLGANILAREIITNYEKSLNRNSAEAMIDTLVRLANA; encoded by the coding sequence ATGGCTAAAATAGGAATATTGGTTGGTAGTTCAAACAACAATTTAAAACTTGCTCAAGAATTTAACAAAATCATAATAGAAAAAAATTTAGAAGGTGAAATTATAAATCTTGTTGATTATAATCTACCTTTATATAGTACAAACGAAGAAGAGAAAAATGGGATTCCTGAATCTGTTCTTGATTTAGCAACAAAAATTATGGATTTAAAAGCTTTTATTATTATTGCTCCTGAATATAATGGAGTTATGCCTCCTGTATTAAACAATGCGATGGCTTGGACTTCAAGATCAACTTCAAATTGGAGAGATGCTTTTGATAATAAAATTGTAGCTTTAGCAACTCACAGTGGAGGTGGAGGTCAAAAAGGTCTTCAAGCTATGAGAATAATGTTTCAACACCTAGGAGCAAATATTCTAGCTAGAGAGATTATTACAAATTATGAAAAATCACTAAATAGAAATAGTGCTGAAGCTATGATTGATACTCTTGTTAGACTAGCAAACGCTTAA